A genome region from uncultured Roseibium sp. includes the following:
- a CDS encoding sigma-70 family RNA polymerase sigma factor has product MTEDPEDMSRLIAAVARARDVDAFEKLFRHFGPRVKAYMMRHTGNHQTAEELMQETMMLVWNKAALFDPDKGKASTWIFTIARNTFISAYRKQNRPEFDPNDPAFVPDDIEPADVEFQNRQEAERVRTALKELPEEQRELVQRSFYGDVSHSDLAEEYGLPLGTVKSRIRMAIAKLRKSLGER; this is encoded by the coding sequence ATGACCGAAGACCCCGAAGACATGTCACGGTTGATCGCAGCTGTGGCGCGGGCGCGGGATGTCGACGCCTTCGAGAAACTGTTCCGACATTTTGGTCCGCGGGTGAAGGCCTACATGATGCGCCACACCGGCAACCATCAGACCGCAGAAGAACTGATGCAGGAAACGATGATGCTGGTGTGGAACAAGGCCGCACTGTTCGATCCCGACAAGGGAAAAGCCTCGACGTGGATCTTCACGATCGCGCGCAACACCTTCATATCCGCCTATCGCAAGCAGAACCGGCCGGAATTCGATCCGAACGATCCGGCCTTTGTCCCCGATGACATCGAGCCGGCCGATGTGGAATTCCAGAACAGGCAGGAAGCGGAAAGGGTCCGTACGGCCCTGAAAGAGCTGCCTGAAGAACAGCGTGAACTCGTTCAGCGGTCGTTTTACGGTGACGTCTCGCATTCGGACCTCGCCGAGGAATACGGGTTGCCGCTCGGGACCGTGAAATCGCGCATTCGCATGGCGATCGCCAAGCTTCGCAAGAGCCTGGGGGAACGATGA